The genome window AGTAACACCCCTATGTGATCCCTGACCCCTCAGTAAtacccctatgggaccccagacccTCCAGTAAcaaccctatgggaccccagaccccTCAGTAAcagccctatgggaccccagaccccTCAATAACACCTCTATAGGACCCCAGACCCTCCAGTAACAGCCATATGGGACCTCAGACCCCCCAGTAATACCCACATGGGACCCCCAGACCCCTCAGTAACAtccctatgggaccccagacccTCCAGTAACAGCCCAATGGGACCCCAGCCCCTTTATAatgaccccaatgggaccccagccccattataatgaccccaatgggaccccagaCTACTCAGTAACACCTCTGTAGGACCCCAGACCCTCCAGTAAtacccctatgggaccccagacccTCCAATAACANNNNNNNNNNNNNNNNNNNNNNNNNNNNNNNNNNNNNNNNNNNNNNNNNNNNNNNNNNNNNNNNNNNNNNNNNNNNNNNNNNNNNNNNNNNNNNNNNNNNNNNNNNNNNNNNNNNNNNNNNNNNNNNNNNNNNNNNNNNNNNNNNNNNNNNNNNNNNNNNNNNNNNNNNNNNNNNNNNNNNNNNNNNNNNNNNNNNNNNNNNNNNNNNNNNNNNNNNNNNNNNNNNNNNNNNNNNNNNNNNNNNNNNNNNNNNNNNNNNNNNNNNNNNNNNNNNNNNNNNNNNNNNNNNNNNNNNNNNNNNNNNNNNNNNNNNNNNNNNNNNNNNNNNNNNNNNNNNNNNNNNNNNNNNNNNNNNNNNNNNNNNNNNNNNNNNNNNNNNNNNNNNNNNNNNNNNNNNNNNNNNNNNNNNNNNNNNNNNNNNNNNNNNNNNNNNNNNNNNNNNNNNNNNNNNNNNNNNNNNNNNNNNNNNNNNNNNNNNNNNNNNNNNNNNNNNNNNNNNNNNNNNNNNNNNNNNNNNNNNNNNNNNNNNNNNNNNNNNNNNNNNNNNNNNNNNNNNNNNNNNNNNNNNNNNNNNNNNNNNNNNNNNNNNNNNNNNNNNNNNNNNNNNNNNNNNNNNNNNNNNNNNNNNNNNNNNNNNNNNNNNNNNNNNNNNNNNNNNNNNNNNNNNNNNNNNNNNNNNNNNNNNNNNNNNNNNNNNNNNNNNNNNNNNNNNNNNNNNNNNNNNNNNNNNNNNNNNNNNNNNNNNNNNNNNNNNNNNNNNNNNNNNNNNNNNNNNNNNNNNNNNNNNNNNNNNNNNNNNNNNNNNNNNNNNNNNNNNNNNNNNNNNNNNNNNNNNNNNNNNNNNNNNNNNNNNNNNNNNNNNNNNNNNNNNNNNNNNNNNNNNNNNNNNNNNNNNNNNNNNNNNNNNNNNNNNNNNNNNNNNNNNNNNNNNNNNNNNNNNNNNNNNNNNNNNNNNNNNNNNNNNNNNNNNNNNNNNNNNNNNNNNNNNNNNNNNNNNNNNNNNNNNNNNNNNNNNNNNNNNNNNNNNNNNNNNNNNNNNNNNNNNNNNNNNNNNNNNNNNNNNNNNNNNNNNNNNNNNNNNNNNNNNNNNNNNNNNNNNNNNNNNNNNNNNNNNNNNNNNNNNNNNNNNNNNNNNNNNNNNNNNNNNNNNNNNNNNNNNNNNNNNNNNNNNNNNNNNNNNNNNNNNNNNNNNNNNNNNNNNNNNNNNNNNNNNNNNNNNNNNNNNNNNNNNNNNNNNNNNNNNNNNNNNNNNNNNNNNNNNNNNNNNNNNNNNNNNNNNNNNNNNNNNNNNNNNNNNNNNNNNNNNNNNNNNNNNNNNNNNNNNNNNNNNNNNNNNNNNNNNNNNNNNNNNNNNNNNNNNNNNNNNNNNNNNNNNNNNNNNNNNNNNNNNNNNNNNNNNNNNNNNNNNNNNNNNNNNNNNNNNNNNNNNNNNNNNNNNNNNNNNNNNNNNNNNNNNNNNNNNNNNNNNNNNNNNNNNNNNNNNNNNNNNNNNNNNNNNNNNNNNNNNNNNNNNNNNNNNNNNNNNNNNNNNNNNNNNNNNNNNNNNNNNNNNNNNNNNNNNNNNNNNNNNNNNNNNNNNNNNNNNNNNNNNNNNNNNNNNNNNNNNNNNNNNNNNNNNNNNNNNNNNNNNNNNNNNNNNNNNNNNNNNNNNNNNNNNNNNNNNNNNNNNNNNNNNNNNNNNNNNNNNNNNNNNNNNNNNNNNNNNNNNNNNNNNNNNNNNNNNNNNNNNNNNNNNNNNNNNNNNNNNNNNNNNNNNNNNNNNNNNNNNNNNNNNNNNNNNNNNNNNNNNNNNNNNNNNNNNNNNNNNNNNNNNNNNNNNNNNNNNNNNNNNNNNNNNNNNNNNNNNNNNNNNNNNNNNNNNNNNNNNNNNNNNNNNNNNNNNNNNNNNNNNNNNNNNNNNNNNNNNNNNNNNNNNNNNNNNNNNNNNNNNNNNNNNNNNNNNNNNNNNNNNNNNNNNNNNNNNNNNNNNNNNNNNNNNNNNNNNNNNNNNNNNNNNNNNNNNNNNNNNNNNNNNNNNNNNNNNNNNNNNNNNNNNNNNNNNNNNNNNNNNNNNNNNNNNNNNNNNNNNNNNNNNNNNNNNNNNNNNNNNNNNNNNNNNNNNNNNNNNNNNNNNNNNNNNNNNNNNNNNNNNNNNNNNNNNNNNNNNNNNNNNNNNNNNNNNNNNNNNNNNNNNNNNNNNNNNNNNNNNNNNNNNNNNNNNNNNNNNNNNNNNNNNNNNNNNNNNNNNNNNNNNNNNNNNNNNNNNNNNNNNNNNNNNNNNNNNNNNNNNNNNNNNNNNNNNNNNNNNNNNNNNNNNNNNNNNNNNNNNNNNNNNNNNNNNNNNNNNNNNNNNNNNNNNNNNNNNNNNNNNNNNNNNNNNNNNNNNNNNNNNNNNNNNNNNNNNNNNNNNNNNNNNNNNNNNNNNNNNNNNNNNNNNNNNNNNNNNNNNNNNNNNNNNNNNNNNNNNNNNNNNNNNNNNNNNNNNNNNNNNNNNNNNNNNNNNNNNNNNNNNNNNNNNNNNNNNNNNNNNNNNNNNNNNNNNNNNNNNNNNNNNNNNNNNNNNNNNNNNNNNNNNNNNNNNNNNNNNNNNNNNNNNNNNNNNNNNNNNNNNNNNNNNNNNNNNNNNNNNNNNNNNNNNNNNNNNNNNNNNNNNNNNNNNNNNNNNNNNNNNNNNNNNNNNNNNNNNNNNNNNNNNNNNNNNNNNNNNNNNNNNNNNNNNNNNNNNNNNNNNNNNNNNNNNNNNNNNNNNNNNNNNNNNNNNNNNNNNNNNNNNNNNNNNNNNNNNNNNNNNNNNNNNNNNNNNNNNNNNNNNNNNNNNNNNNNNNNNNNNNNNNNNNNNNNNNNNNNNNNNNNNNNNNNNNNNNNNNNNNNNNNNNNNNNNNNNNNNNNNNNNNNNNNNNNNNNNNNNNNNNNNNNNNNNNNNNNNNNNNNNNNNNNNNNNNNNNNNNNNNNNNNNNNNNNNNNNNNNNNNNNNNNNNNNNNNNNNNNNNNNNNNNNNNNNNNNNNNNNNNNNNNNNNNNNNNNNNNNNNNNNNNNNNNNNNNNNNNNNNNNNNNNNNNNNNNNNNNNNNNNNNNNNNNNNNNNNNNNNNNNNNNNNNNNNNNNNNNNNNNNNNNNNNNNNNNNNNNNNNNNNNNNNNNNNNNNNNNNNNNNNNNNNNNNNNNNNNNNNNNNNNNNNNNNNNNNNNNNNNNNNNNNNNNNNNNNNNNNNNNNNNNNNNNNNNNNNNNNNNNNNNNNNNNNNNNNNNNNNNNNNNNNNNNNNNNNNNNNNNNNNNNNNNNNNNNNNNNNNNNNNNNNNNNNNNNNNNNNNNNNNNNNNNNNNNNNNNNNNNNNNNNNNNNNNNNNNNNNNNNNNNNNNNNNNNNNNNNNNNNNNNNNNNNNNNNNNNNNNNNNNNNNNNNNNNNNNNNNNNNNNNNNNNNNNNNNNNNNNNNNNNNNNNNNNNNNNNNNNNNNNNNNNNNNNNNNNNNNNNNNNNNNNNNNNNNNNNNNNNNNNNNNNNNNNNNNNNNNNNNNNNNNNNNNNNNNNNNNNNNNNNNNNNNNNNNNNNNNNNNNNNNNNNNNNNNNNNNNNNNNNNNNNNNNNNNNNNNNNNNNNNNNNNNNNNNNNNNNNNNNNNNNNNNNNNNNNNNNNNNNNNNNNNNNNNNNNNNNNNNNNNNNNNNNNNNNNNNNNNNNNNNNNNNNNNNNNNNNNNNNNNNNNNNNNNNNNNNNNNNNNNNNNNNNNNNNNNNNNNNNNNNNNNNNNNNNNNNNNNNNNNNNNNNNNNNNNNNNNNNNNNNNNNNNNNNNNNNNNNNNNNNNNNNNNNNNNNNNNNNNNNNNNNNNNNNNNNNNNNNNNNNNNNNNNNNNNNNNNNNNNNNNNNNNNNNNNNNNNNNNNNNNNNNNNNNNNNNNNNNNNNNNNNNNNNNNNNNNNNNNNNNNNNNNNNNNNNNNNNNNNNNNNNNNNNNNNNNNNNNNNNNNNNNNNNNNNNNNNNNNNNNNNNNNNNNNNNNNNNNNNNNNNNNNNNNNNNNNNNNNNNNNNNNNNNNNNNNNNNNNNNNNNNNNNNNNNNNNNNNNNNNNNNNNNNNNNNNNNNNNNNNNNNNNNNNNNNNNNNNNNNNNNNNNNNNNNNNNNNNNNNNNNNNNNNNNNNNNNNNNNNNNNNNNNNNNNNNNNNNNNNNNNNNNNNNNNNNNNNNNNNNNNNNNNNNNNNNNNNNNNNNNNNNNNNNNNNNNNNNNNNNNNNNNNNNNNNNNNNNNNNNNNNNNNNNNNNNNNNNNNNNNNNNNNNNNNNNNNNNNNNNNNNNNNNNNNNNNNNNNNNNNNNNNNNNNNNNNNNNNNNNNNNNNNNNNNNNNNNNNNNNNNNNNNNNNNNNNNNNNNNNNNNNNNNNNNNNNNNNNNNNNNNNNNNNNNNNNNNNNNNNNNNNNNNNNNNNNNNNNNNNNNNNNNNNNNNNNNNNNNNNNNNNNNNNNNNNNNNNNNNNNNNNNNNNNNNNNNNNNNNNNNNNNNNNNNNNNNNNNNNNNNNNNNNNNNNNNNNNNNNNNNNNNNNNNNNNNNNNNNNNNNNNNNNNNNNNNNNNNNNNNNNNNNNNNNNNNNNNNNNNNNNNNNNNNNNNNNNNNNNNNNNNNNNNNNNNNNNNNNNNNNNNNNNNNNNNNNNNNNNNNNNNNNNNNNNNNNNNNNNNNNNNNNNNNNNNNNNNNNNNNNNNNNNNNNNNNNNNNNNNNNNNNNNNNNNNNNNNNNNNNNNNNNNNNNNNNNNNNNNNNNNNNNNNNNNNNNNNNNNNNNNNNNNNNNNNNNNNNNNNNNNNNNNNNNNNNNNNNNNNNNNNNNNNNNNNNNNNNNNNNNNNNNNNNNNNNNNNNNNNNNNNNNNNNNNNNNNNNNNNNNNNNNNNNNNNNNNNNNNNNNNNNNNNNNNNNNNNNNNNNNNNNNNNNNNNNNNNNNNNNNNNNNNNNNNNNNNNNNNNNNNNNNNNNNNNNNNNNNNNNNNNNNNNNNNNNNNNNNNNNNNNNNNNNNNNNNNNNNNNNNNNNNNNNNNNNNNNNNNNNNNNNNNNNNNNNNNTCCCAGCTGGAGCCCCTGGATCcgtccctgctgcagcagaaacCCAACGTCAATGCAGTGGCCACCCTGGAGAAGGTCATCGAGATCCAGAGTGAGACCATgggggggcactgggggggggcacagaggggtGCTCTATTGGGGGGGCAGAAGGCAGGAAAGGGGGGGGCACAACACATAGTGGTCGCCAGGGCTGCCCTTGGTCTTATTGGGTGGTCCTGAGGGTGGGGGGTCCTCTGTTGTTTGGGTCTTTGCCTCTTCCCATGGGGGGTCCCAGCAGTGgagggggggcagggggggaggTCAGTCCCATAGGGATTTATAGGGTCCTCAGAACTGCCCTTCCCATTGAGATGttgccccccccaccccattatgGGATATGGGAGACCCCTGGTCTGTCCCTGGAGTGGGGGTCTCGGGGGGGGGGGTCCGCAGGTCTGTCCCTTTAATGGGGGCCTGGATGGGGGGGTGCTGGGTCTGTCCATAAAATGAATGGGGTCCTGGAGGGTGGGGGGTCCTTGTGGGGGGGGGCATGGGTCTGTCCTTGCAATGGGGTCcttgttggggggggggtccccagATCAGTCTCTATTAGGAAGGTCATTAGAAGCACCCATCCCATGGAGGACCCCTGTGGCTCCCAGCTCTGTCCTTGCCCTATtgattttggggggggggttggttctatggggtgtggggggggtcTTGTCTTAGTGCTCAGCAtctgggggggggtcccttcAGGTTCACACTGGGGGTCTCTGAAGCGCGGGGGGGCGGCGGTGGGCTACTCCCTGATTGAAGCACAGAAGTGGTGAGAATGAAGAGGCCGAGACAGTGACAGCCATGGCAATGCTGTCAGTGGGAGCTGAGAGGGGGGGCAGCGACCCCAACCCCAGGTAtggtaatgggggggggggggtcataTAAAGGGGGTCTGGGCTGGGGGTCTGGCCTTAtagtgacccccccccccctatttgTACTATGTAGGTGTGTGGAGGAACCAATGGAGGCTGAGCCTGTGCTGTGATGGAGGAGGATGGAAGGAGgaagttggggggggggggaggaaacaccccccccccagagcaacaaaaaaggacaaaatgggggaggaaaaaaaggagaaaaaaaagaaaaaaaaagaggaaaatatttttatttctattaaaaaaaaaaaggaaaaaaaaaaacacaaaaaaacaggaaaaaataacccccccccccacaacccaACACCCGGATCCCAGCGAGCGCTACaagctgtgccccccccccacctttaaacccccccccatcacccagCGGCTCCACGCAGTGTTTGCTGTCGtgtctgtgtgcagctgtgcccccccccagcacctccctgtgTGTGATGTAacggggggggggaggcgggCATTTTTGGCGTGGCTGTTTTCCATTATTCCACCCCATTTatttcaacccccccccccccctccatggCTGCCATGGGGCGTCAGTTGTGCCTTTCTCCCCCTTCCTGGGTATAATTTCAAGCCTACGATTTCCGCCCCGCCCGCTCCCTCTAATTTTTCACTTCGTATTGAAACTTGAATTTTCATTTCCGTCATCAACGTCGTcccacttctttctcttcttttctttgccattttttcttttccccccccccccccccattaatccccccccccttacagtctcccccccccccctcatttcAGATTGGGGTCAGGCGCTTCATTTGAATTGggtgggggtttgggggggataAAGTGTTTTACTCCCATTGTTTCCCAATGGCAGTTGGGATGATGGAGGGGAAGGGCGAAGCAGCAGAGCGTCTTAATTTTGTTAATGAATTACAGAAGGGATTAATTAAGGAGTATTTTTATAACGGGATGGGAGGCGCGCTTTGTGTCTCCTTCATATGCGGGGGGgtctccccccacccccccccaattcaTCCCtattgtgttgtgtgtgttgtgctgcaaggggaggatgggggggtCCTCCAattgcagccccccccccacagtccatcccccccccatcatCACTTGCGGGTGGGGTGcagctgggaatgggggggggggtttgaCCTCCAGGATTAAAGCTGTCGCTGCTTTGGGTTAAGTGCCCCCCCCAAATATCCAGCCCCCCCCAGTTTGTTTCTCTCGGTTTGGAGTACTTTTGTAACCATGTCACCAATGTGCGTCCTTGTattaataaaaactgttttgcaaAGGTGgttgaagggggggggggggggcatagCCTTGAGGGGGGGGGTGGCTGCAGTTGTGTgtccaccccccccccattcccgGTGTCCAATACCCCCCTCCCTGCCTATAGAAGGAACCTGGGGGGCGGTGGTGGAGTGTAACAGTGCCTTTATTGGGGGCAAAGAGGGATAAGGGGATAAGGAGCCCCCCCCCATAGGAGTTAATAGGGGGGATgaggagcccccccccccataggagTTAATAGGGGGGATGAGgagcccccccctcccctcctaTGAAgaaatggggggtggggggtgggataAGGGGCTGCCCCCCTCCTAGAAGCAACCTGCTGGGGTTGGGATTGTGCTGTTGTGAGATGGGCTCACCATGCTAAGGATAgaaccccccccacccccaacactgggacccccccccactaTTGAGCATGGGGGCGGCTCTGGGGCCGGGTGATGGCTCTGGCGATGCGGGGCAGCAGAACAGCCACCAAGCCCGGCCCTGCCGCGTACTTAATGAAGCTGGATGTGTACCATAGTGTGacctgctggggctgggggatgtgctgcagcccccGCACTGCGGCCAACGCCAACACGGCGCAGGCTGCTCGTTGTCGGGGGGGTAAAGGTTTATCCCAATGTTTGGGGTCCCCTGCGGCCAATCCCAGCCCCAAAGCGCTGCCTGCAACCCGGCAGATGGAAGCGAAGGGTCTTGTGTCCAGGCGAAGCCAAGACGGGTCTTTGCACCACGTTGTAGCCAAACGGATGGACCTGAATAGGGggaagatggggggggggaggatgagACCCCTCCCATATGGgtggggaaagggggggggggctgggggggctgctTTGAGGGTGGATTTCAGCTCACAGCATTAGGAAATGAATGGGGTTTAAGGCTGATAGTTTAAGGCTGATAGTTGGGCTTTGACCCCCAGCAGCATGGGGGGGGCTGCATatccctgtgcccccccagtgcccccctGTGGGttgaccccccccccagctgctcACCAGTCGATGTCAACGCCAGCAGCGATCATGAGCCCATGCAAAGCAatggagcccagcagcagccccagggatgTGACGGCAAAGAAACCCATAGAGCGGGTGATGGGGGTGCGAGCCTgaagcccccagcccagcacagcacctgtGGGGGGAGAACAGAGGGGTTAAAggggggtggggatggatggggggctctatggggttatggggggggtggggatggatgggggggtctatggggttatggggggggtgAACTCACCTGCCACGATGccactgagcacctggtggggaAAGTGAGCGAGGACATAGACCCGTGAGAGCCCCACGGCCACCAGTAACAACATGTAGGCAGTGAATGGGATCAGcttcagcagcaggctgcaaagGGGGAGCTGGGTGAATGGATCCCATAGCGGCCATTGCTGTGATCCCCATCCCAAACAGCCCCGCAGTGcatctcccccctccccataaaTGCCATTTGGGGGGTCCAGGAATCCCCCCATCTCTCACCTCTTGGAGTGTCGTGATGCCAGCGCTGTCAGTGCAGACACCAGCGGCCACAGCGCTGCCCCAGTGATCATACAGTGACCGGAGGGGCTGCCTGTAAAGCAGGAGATACTCAAACAAGGGGGACAAGGAGCCCTATAAAGCCCTATACACCCCAaagagcagcaggcacagagcagtaGGGCAGGGAAACCAAGTGCAGAGGGGCATCCCCACCTCCATAGTCTGCCCTATAGGgtgtcccagccccataactgcacCAGCCCATCCCACTCCCTGCTGCCAACCCAACACTGGGAGCCCCAGGCTGCCCTGCCCAACCCCTGCAGTGCCAAGGAGGAATAGAgcaaccccatatgggccccatagaccccatacaggccccacaaccccatatgggccccatagaccccataaaggccccacaac of Coturnix japonica isolate 7356 chromosome 27, Coturnix japonica 2.1, whole genome shotgun sequence contains these proteins:
- the G6PC3 gene encoding glucose-6-phosphatase 3, with translation MDALHAAGIHFAEVLQSGPRWMEDVWLTVTSSADPKCIFTICFPLAYFLDRKVGVAVLWVGLLAEWLNVVCKWFLFGERPFWWIHESGFGSGQQLTVRQFPVSCETGPGSPSGHCMITGAALWPLVSALTALASRHSKSLLLKLIPFTAYMLLLVAVGLSRVYVLAHFPHQVLSGIVAGAVLGWGLQARTPITRSMGFFAVTSLGLLLGSIALHGLMIAAGVDIDWSIRLATTWCKDPSWLRLDTRPFASICRVAGSALGLGLAAGDPKHWDKPLPPRQRAACAVLALAAVRGLQHIPQPQQVTLWYTSSFIKYAAGPGLVAVLLPRIARAITRPQSRPHAQ